A window from Bos mutus isolate GX-2022 chromosome 1, NWIPB_WYAK_1.1, whole genome shotgun sequence encodes these proteins:
- the POU1F1 gene encoding pituitary-specific positive transcription factor 1 isoform X2 codes for MSCQPFTSTDTFIPLNSESSATLPLIMHPSAAECLPVSNHATNVMSTATGLHYSVPSCHYGNQSSTYGVMAGSLTPCLYKFPDHTLSHGFPPMHQPLLSEDPTAADFKQELRRKSKLVEEPIDMDSPEIRELEKFANEFKVRRIKLGYTQTNVGEALAAVHGSEFSQTTICRFENLQLSFKNACKLKAILSKWLEEAEQVGALYNEKVGANERKRKRRTTISIAAKDALERHFGEQNKPSSQEILRMAEELNLEKEVVRVWFCNRRQREKRVKTSLNQSLFTISKEHLECR; via the exons ATGAGTTGCCAACCTTTTACTTCGACTGATACCTTTATACCTCTGAATTCTGAGTCTTCTGCAACTCTGCCTCTGATAATGCATCCCAGTGCTGCGGAGTGCCTACCGGTCTCCAACCACGCCACCAACGTGATGTCCACAG CAACAGGACTTCATTATTCTGTTCCTTCCTGTCATTATGGAAACCAGTCATCGACCTATGGCGTGATGGCAG GGAGCTTAACCCCTTGTCTTTATAAGTTTCCTGACCACACGTTGAGTCATGGTTTTCCTCCCATGCATCAGCCTCTCCTTTCAGAGGACCCCACTGCCGCTGATTTCAAGCAGGAGCTCAGGCGGAAAAGCAAATTGGTTGAAGAGCCAATAGACATGGATTCTCCAGAAATCCGAGAACTTGAAAAGTTTGCCAATGAGTTTAAAGTGAGAAGAATTAAGCTAG GATACACCCAGACAAATGTTGGGGAAGCTCTGGCAGCTGTGCATGGCTCTGAATTCAGTCAAACAACTATCTGCCGATTTGAAAACCTGCAGCTCAGCTTCAAAAATGCATGCAAACTAAAAGCAATATTATCCAAATGGCTGGAGGAAGCTGAACAAGTAGGAG CTTTATACAATGAGAAAGTTGgtgcaaatgaaagaaaaaggaaacggAGAACAACAATCAG TATTGCTGCTAAAGACGCCCTGGAGAGACACTTTGGAGAACAGAATAAGCCTTCCTCTCAGGAGATCCTCCGGATGGCTGAAGAACTaaacctggagaaagaagtggtgAGGGTTTGGTTTTGTAACCGAAGGCAGAGAGAAAAACGGGTGAAGACAAGCCTGAATCAGAGTTTATTTACTATTTCTAAGGAGCATCTCGAATGCAGATAG
- the POU1F1 gene encoding pituitary-specific positive transcription factor 1 isoform X1: protein MSCQPFTSTDTFIPLNSESSATLPLIMHPSAAECLPVSNHATNVMSTVPSILSLIQTPKCLCTCFVVTMLGNTATGLHYSVPSCHYGNQSSTYGVMAGSLTPCLYKFPDHTLSHGFPPMHQPLLSEDPTAADFKQELRRKSKLVEEPIDMDSPEIRELEKFANEFKVRRIKLGYTQTNVGEALAAVHGSEFSQTTICRFENLQLSFKNACKLKAILSKWLEEAEQVGALYNEKVGANERKRKRRTTISIAAKDALERHFGEQNKPSSQEILRMAEELNLEKEVVRVWFCNRRQREKRVKTSLNQSLFTISKEHLECR, encoded by the exons ATGAGTTGCCAACCTTTTACTTCGACTGATACCTTTATACCTCTGAATTCTGAGTCTTCTGCAACTCTGCCTCTGATAATGCATCCCAGTGCTGCGGAGTGCCTACCGGTCTCCAACCACGCCACCAACGTGATGTCCACAG TCCCGTCTATTTTGTCTTTGATCCAAACTCCTAAATGTTTGTGCACATGTTTTGTGGTGACAATGCTGGGAAACACAGCAACAGGACTTCATTATTCTGTTCCTTCCTGTCATTATGGAAACCAGTCATCGACCTATGGCGTGATGGCAG GGAGCTTAACCCCTTGTCTTTATAAGTTTCCTGACCACACGTTGAGTCATGGTTTTCCTCCCATGCATCAGCCTCTCCTTTCAGAGGACCCCACTGCCGCTGATTTCAAGCAGGAGCTCAGGCGGAAAAGCAAATTGGTTGAAGAGCCAATAGACATGGATTCTCCAGAAATCCGAGAACTTGAAAAGTTTGCCAATGAGTTTAAAGTGAGAAGAATTAAGCTAG GATACACCCAGACAAATGTTGGGGAAGCTCTGGCAGCTGTGCATGGCTCTGAATTCAGTCAAACAACTATCTGCCGATTTGAAAACCTGCAGCTCAGCTTCAAAAATGCATGCAAACTAAAAGCAATATTATCCAAATGGCTGGAGGAAGCTGAACAAGTAGGAG CTTTATACAATGAGAAAGTTGgtgcaaatgaaagaaaaaggaaacggAGAACAACAATCAG TATTGCTGCTAAAGACGCCCTGGAGAGACACTTTGGAGAACAGAATAAGCCTTCCTCTCAGGAGATCCTCCGGATGGCTGAAGAACTaaacctggagaaagaagtggtgAGGGTTTGGTTTTGTAACCGAAGGCAGAGAGAAAAACGGGTGAAGACAAGCCTGAATCAGAGTTTATTTACTATTTCTAAGGAGCATCTCGAATGCAGATAG